One genomic region from Motacilla alba alba isolate MOTALB_02 chromosome 5, Motacilla_alba_V1.0_pri, whole genome shotgun sequence encodes:
- the SRP54 gene encoding signal recognition particle 54 kDa protein gives MVLADLGRKITSALRSLSNATIINEEVLNAMLKEVCTALLEADVNIKLVKQLRENVKSAIDLEEMASGLNKRKMIQHAVFKELVKLVDPGVKAWTPTKGKQNIIMFVGLQGSGKTTTCSKLAYFYQRKGWKTCLICADTYRAGAFDQLKQNATKARIPFYGSYTEMDPVIIASEGVEKFKNENFEIIIVDTSGRHKQEDSLFEEMLQVANAIQPDNIVYVMDASIGQACEAQAKAFKDKVDVASVIVTKLDGHAKGGGALSAVAATKSPIIFIGTGEHIDDFEPFKTQPFISKLLGMGDIEGLIDKVNELKLDDNEALIEKLKHGQFTLRDMYEQFQNIMKMGPFSQILGMIPGFGTDFMSKGNEQESMARLKKLMTIMDSMNDQELDSTDGAKVFSKQPGRIQRVARGSGVSTRDVQELLTQYTKFAQMVKKMGGIKGLFKGGDMSKNVNPSQLAKLNQQMAKMMDPRVLHHMGGMAGLQSMMRQFQQGAAGNMKGMMGFNNM, from the exons ATGGTTCTGGCAGatcttggaagaaaaataacttcgGCATTGCGCTCACTGAGCAATGCCACAATTATCAATGAAGAG GTTTTAAATGCTATGTTAAAAGAAGTATGTACAGCATTACTGGAAGCTGATGTTAATATCAAACTTGTGAAGCAACTTAGAGAAAATGTCAA GTCTGCAATTGATCTTGAAGAAATGGCATCTGGccttaacaaaagaaaaatgatccAGCATGCTGTCTTTAAAGAGCTTGTTAAG CTTGTAGATCCTGGAGTCAAGGCATGGACACCTACCAAAGGAAAGCAGAATATTATAATGTTTGTTGGTTTGCAAGGAAGTGGTAAAACGACAACTTGTTCAAAG TTAGCATACTTCTATCAGAGAAAAGGCTGGAAGACTTGTCTAATATGTGCCGACACATACAGAGCAG GTGCTTTTGACCAGTTAAAGCAGAATGCCACAAAAGCAAGAATTCCCTTTTATGGGAG CTATACAGAGATGGATCCTGTAATAATTGCCTCAGAAGGTGTTGAGAAATTTAAGAATGAAAACTTTGAAATAATCATTGTTGACACAAGTGGACGTCACAAACAAGAAGACTCTTTGTTTGAAGAAATGTTACAAGTTGCTAATGCCATA CAACCAGATAACATTGTTTATGTGATGGATGCATCCATTGGCCAAGCTTGTGAAGCTCAAGCTAAAGCTTTCAAAGACAAAGTAGATGTAGCTTCTGTTATTGTTACTAAGCTTGATGGACATGCCAAAGGAGGTGGAGCTCTTAGTGC AGTTGCTGCCACAAAGAGtcctattatttttattggaaCTGGCGAGCACATAGATGACTTTGAACCCTTTAAAACACAGCCTTTCATCAGCAAACTGCTTG GTATGGGTGATATTGAAGGATTGATAGATAAAGTAAATGAGTTAAAGTTGGATGATAATGAAGCACTCATAGAAAAGCTAAAGCATG GTCAATTTACCTTAAGAGATATGTATGAACAATTCCAAAACATCATGAAAATGGGACCATTCAGTCAGATCTTG GGCATGATCCCTGGTTTTGGAACTGACTTCATGAGTAAAGGCAATGAACAGGAATCAATGGCCAGGCTAAAGAAACTCATGACTATAATGGACAGTATGAATGATCAAG AACTTGACAGTACAGATGGTGCCAAAGTTTTCAGTAAGCAGCCAGGAAGAATCCAAAGAGTAGCAAGAGGCTCTGGTGTTTCCACCAGAGATGTTCAGGAGCTTTTGACCCAATACACTAAGTTTGCACAGATGGTGAAAAAGATGGGAGGTATCAAAGGGCTTTTCAAAG gTGGTGATATGTCCAAGAACGTAAACCCATCTCAGCTGGCCAAACTGAATCAGCAGATGGCAAAGATGATGGATCCAAGAGTTCTTCATCATATGG GTGGCATGGCCGGTTTGCAGTCAATGATGAGACAATTTCAACAAGGTGCTGCTGGGAATATGAAAGGCATGATGGGATTCAATAATATGTAA
- the FAM177A1 gene encoding protein FAM177A1, whose translation MPGCGEKRNDRSRWERRPSLRRAGAGSCARPAPRAAGTAPAGGVTGGAARPLSPPRAAAGPLPPSPGAAAGGRMEQGLSAISLYCAPAAGAMEPEQQLSKGESGFENVELGVIGKKKKIPRRVIHFASGETMEEYSTDEEEDEQEKKDLLPPVDPTTLTWGPYLWFHMLRVATSTLSVCDFLGEKIASVLGISTPKYQYAIDEYYRMKREEEEEEQENKMSEEAERQHQEQQNKAQAEAPVQTDQPGATACSSFVNVNFENEGDCPPTVENKQDVVPVPP comes from the exons ATGCCGGGCTGCGGAGAGAAGCGAAATGACCGAAGCCGGTGGGAGCGGCGCCCCAGTCTCCGCCGGGCGGGTGCCGGCTCCTGTGCGCGGCCGGCCCCGCGGGCCGCAGGCACCGCCCCGGCGGGCGGTGTGACGGGCGGTGCCGCCCGGCCGCTCTCGCCTCCCCGGGCCGCGGCGGGCCCGCTGCCGCCCTCCCCCGGCGCCGCGGCGGGCGGGAGGATGGAACAGGGGCTGTCCGCCATCAGCCTCTACtgcgcgcccgccgccggcgcCATGGAGCCCGAGCAG cAACTTTCAAAGGGAGAAAGCGGCTTTGAGAATGTGGAGCTGGGTGtcataggaaagaaaaagaaaattccaagGAGGGTTATTCATTTTGCAAGTGGAGAAACAATGGAAGAATATAGCACagatgaagaggaagatgaacaagagaaaaaagaccTGTTGCCACCTGTAGATCCT ACAACACTCACATGGGGACCCTACTTGTGGTTTCACATGCTGCGAGTTGCCACATCAACCTTATCAG tgtgTGATTTCCTGGGGGAAAAGATTGCATCTGTTCTGGGAATAAGCACACCAAAATACCAATATGCCATTGACGAGTATTACAGAATGAAGAGAGAG gaggaagaggaggaacaggaaaacaagatgtcagaagaagcagaaagacaGCATCAGGAACAGCAGAACAAGGCACAAGCTGAAGCTCCTGTCCAGACAGACCAGCCTGGAGCAACAGCATGCTCTTCATTCGTGAATGTAAACTTCGAAAATGAGGGAGATTGCCCACCCACTGTGGAAAATAAACAAGATGTAGTTCCTGTCCCTCCTTAA